A section of the Thermoplasmata archaeon genome encodes:
- a CDS encoding Mut7-C RNAse domain-containing protein — MKFLVDQMLGKLAKYLRFMGYDTFYTNEPISDRELIEIAKKENRIILTRDKIIAQNVAGSVYLKGSSLKEQFLELNQNIKITKTSILSRCSVCNSVLEKVDKEAVKNMVPDYVYLHNTEFYVCNNCKKVYWYGSHTKKIIDEIDYLLSESK; from the coding sequence ATGAAATTTTTAGTTGACCAGATGCTTGGCAAACTTGCCAAATATTTGAGGTTTATGGGCTATGACACATTTTACACGAACGAGCCTATTAGCGACAGAGAGCTTATCGAGATTGCAAAGAAAGAGAATAGAATCATTCTCACCCGAGACAAGATCATAGCACAGAATGTAGCCGGTTCTGTATATTTAAAAGGATCCAGTTTGAAAGAACAGTTTTTAGAGCTAAATCAGAACATCAAGATCACTAAAACCTCAATACTGTCAAGATGCAGCGTATGCAATTCAGTATTAGAGAAAGTAGATAAAGAGGCTGTTAAAAATATGGTGCCTGATTACGTATATTTGCACAACACTGAATTCTACGTGTGCAATAACTGTAAAAAAGTGTATTGGTACGGATCTCACACAAAAAAGATAATAGACGAGATCGATTACTTATTAAGTGAGAGCAAATGA
- a CDS encoding zinc ribbon domain-containing protein has protein sequence MELSRKETRSASRECSVCESLTRKEHCITMICEECGLIIDRDINAAINIAKRGRARLIRSFHEMEKG, from the coding sequence ATAGAGTTATCAAGGAAAGAAACAAGGAGCGCAAGCAGAGAATGTTCGGTATGTGAGTCACTGACTCGAAAAGAGCATTGCATAACTATGATCTGTGAAGAATGTGGCTTGATAATTGACAGAGATATAAATGCAGCAATAAACATAGCAAAACGGGGCCGGGCAAGGCTGATACGATCCTTCCATGAAATGGAGAAAGGGTAA
- a CDS encoding MFS transporter: MTRFSRHAVLTIGIMAFMGILITYVETMIMPAIPILEHFFHTNYDSLSWIITAYIISGTISAAIFGRLADIYGKKKILVILALVYAIAISFGGFATSLDELIAVRAVQGLGMGMFPVAFALLNDQVSKENLPLAQGILSSTFIGGAAIGLVLGAWITQNYGWQWSYHSAIPVAFGLFIVSAIVLKDNSVRIDEKIDFTGIIALGIGVITLILGLSEGEYWGWRSLNIILSFAISVISIISFVFVEKNAKSPFISIKLLKIRNVFLSNFTGLFAMAGMFFLFYSFPVILEDPSPAGFNLSIISAGLIMLPAAIVSMAFAPLSAKITRKKGPKITILIGTTVLFISYLGLYFYRASPLDLLEDATLVGVGLSFIFVGVINILLVSTPRSESGTSTGMNVVFRNIGSAIAPAVSGVFETMYVTNIVFRTPLGNITRSFPSYQAFSYIYLTGMAFLAISVLFTFLMKNVVYKKPVIEIPIDIESITK, translated from the coding sequence ATGACACGTTTTTCAAGACATGCAGTCTTAACGATTGGAATAATGGCGTTTATGGGTATACTTATTACATATGTTGAAACAATGATAATGCCAGCAATACCTATTTTAGAGCATTTTTTCCATACTAATTATGATTCTTTATCATGGATAATTACTGCATATATAATTTCTGGGACCATCTCTGCAGCCATATTTGGCAGATTGGCAGACATATATGGCAAAAAAAAGATCCTTGTTATACTGGCACTGGTATATGCTATTGCAATTTCATTCGGAGGATTTGCTACAAGCCTTGATGAGTTAATTGCAGTAAGGGCAGTACAGGGACTAGGCATGGGAATGTTTCCAGTAGCGTTTGCATTGCTAAATGATCAGGTTTCAAAGGAGAATCTTCCTCTAGCACAGGGAATACTAAGTTCTACATTTATCGGCGGAGCGGCCATTGGTTTAGTTCTAGGTGCATGGATTACCCAGAACTATGGATGGCAATGGTCTTATCACTCTGCTATACCTGTTGCATTCGGACTATTCATAGTTTCTGCAATAGTACTGAAGGACAATTCTGTAAGAATTGACGAAAAGATTGACTTTACTGGAATAATTGCTCTCGGAATAGGTGTCATTACGCTTATTCTTGGCCTCTCTGAGGGAGAATACTGGGGCTGGAGATCGTTGAACATAATACTATCTTTTGCAATATCAGTCATTTCTATAATTTCTTTTGTTTTTGTTGAAAAAAATGCAAAATCACCATTTATCAGCATAAAGCTGCTAAAGATTAGAAATGTGTTTCTTTCTAATTTTACGGGGCTTTTTGCAATGGCAGGAATGTTTTTCTTATTTTACAGTTTTCCGGTAATTCTTGAAGATCCTTCACCTGCAGGATTTAATCTTTCGATTATAAGTGCTGGCTTAATTATGCTTCCTGCCGCTATAGTTTCAATGGCATTCGCACCTCTTTCTGCAAAGATAACTAGAAAAAAAGGACCTAAGATTACAATACTCATTGGAACAACAGTGTTATTTATCTCATATTTAGGGTTGTACTTTTATAGAGCCTCTCCTCTGGATTTGCTTGAAGATGCTACGCTTGTAGGCGTTGGATTGTCATTCATATTTGTAGGGGTAATAAATATACTTCTAGTTTCAACACCTAGATCTGAATCCGGCACATCTACAGGTATGAATGTGGTTTTTAGGAATATAGGATCAGCAATCGCACCGGCAGTAAGTGGGGTTTTTGAAACTATGTATGTAACAAATATTGTATTTCGTACTCCCTTGGGAAATATAACTAGATCATTTCCTTCATATCAAGCATTCAGCTACATATATCTTACCGGCATGGCGTTTCTTGCAATCTCTGTATTATTTACGTTCCTGATGAAAAATGTAGTATACAAAAAACCTGTGATAGAAATTCCAATCGATATAGAAAGTATCACAAAATAA
- a CDS encoding ferritin-like domain-containing protein gives MGKKAQEIVKMDLKELIEDLKKAYADEWLAYYQYWYDSKIATGINAKNVIAELEEHAKEEFEHMNLLADRIIKLGGAPPTSFKEIEKISNCKYTVPADGKNLEKIVKDGIDGERCAISVYDSLLKKLSAGKDTITFHIIRHIMEEEIDHEEDFENLLGL, from the coding sequence ATGGGGAAAAAAGCACAAGAAATTGTTAAAATGGACCTGAAAGAGCTTATTGAAGACCTTAAGAAAGCATATGCTGACGAGTGGCTCGCCTATTATCAATACTGGTATGACTCAAAGATTGCCACTGGAATAAATGCAAAAAATGTAATTGCTGAGTTAGAAGAGCATGCAAAAGAGGAATTTGAGCATATGAACTTGCTTGCAGATCGCATAATAAAGCTTGGTGGAGCTCCGCCTACCAGTTTCAAAGAAATCGAAAAGATTTCAAACTGCAAATATACAGTGCCGGCTGATGGAAAAAATCTAGAAAAAATTGTCAAGGACGGAATTGATGGAGAACGCTGTGCCATATCTGTTTACGATAGCTTATTGAAAAAGCTATCTGCAGGAAAAGATACAATTACTTTTCACATAATACGACATATTATGGAAGAAGAAATAGATCACGAAGAGGATTTTGAGAATCTGCTAGGATTATAA
- a CDS encoding class I tRNA ligase family protein — translation MKLYDTLTQQKLEFRPMIEGHVKMFVCGPTIYDYSHIGHARTYLVFDMLARYLRFKGYTVFYLENITDIDDRIIERANREHIPTKSVSDKYKEAFLEDIKKLDIDSIDLYAPATDYIAEIIAQI, via the coding sequence ATGAAACTTTATGATACGTTAACCCAGCAAAAACTGGAGTTTCGACCTATGATTGAAGGACATGTCAAAATGTTTGTATGCGGTCCTACAATCTATGATTACTCACACATAGGTCATGCGAGAACATATCTGGTTTTTGATATGCTGGCTAGATACCTGCGATTTAAAGGATACACTGTTTTTTATCTAGAGAATATTACAGACATAGATGACCGTATCATAGAGCGTGCAAACAGAGAGCATATACCCACAAAATCAGTATCTGACAAATACAAGGAAGCGTTTTTAGAAGATATCAAGAAACTGGATATTGATTCTATAGATCTATATGCGCCCGCTACCGATTATATTGCCGAGATCATAGCTCAGATTC
- a CDS encoding mRNA surveillance protein pelota — MKILDFDEKEQKMQVIVEVIDDLWYLDNSIAIGDIVYGTSYRRSEEKADLLRSKKVDRIRIWVGVSVEKTEFQEFSDRFRVHGKIVEGDEEYLGEYQTLNIELGNEVIIKKQKWSDIQIEELKKAEQNSKKPVLVFLAIDTDEATIAMMREYGIQELARINIEKSGKDYETRENKQDQYSEILAKLRQYSSGQIPILIIGPGFAKEQFYEYLKSKSFDVKNVIVSSTSYAGMHGIYEALKNGALDSILAEHRTKIESDLVEALLTEIHKEGLYAYGIEETKKYAEIGAIKTLLVTDTLIKDPLITELMNTVKNSNGTVYIISTHHEPGKILKSLGNIAAMLRFK; from the coding sequence ATGAAAATCCTGGATTTTGATGAAAAAGAGCAGAAAATGCAGGTTATTGTAGAGGTAATCGATGATCTCTGGTATCTGGACAATAGCATAGCGATAGGAGATATAGTTTACGGCACATCTTACAGACGCAGTGAAGAAAAAGCAGATTTGTTGCGCAGCAAGAAAGTTGATAGGATCAGAATCTGGGTTGGAGTTAGTGTTGAAAAAACAGAGTTTCAAGAGTTTTCAGACCGGTTCAGGGTTCATGGCAAAATTGTAGAAGGTGATGAAGAGTATCTGGGAGAGTATCAGACTCTGAACATAGAGCTTGGAAACGAAGTGATAATAAAAAAGCAGAAATGGAGCGATATCCAGATTGAAGAGTTGAAAAAAGCAGAGCAAAACAGCAAGAAACCAGTACTGGTATTTTTGGCAATTGACACGGATGAAGCGACCATTGCAATGATGAGAGAATATGGAATACAAGAACTGGCAAGGATTAATATCGAGAAATCGGGAAAAGATTATGAAACAAGAGAGAACAAGCAGGATCAATATTCTGAGATTTTAGCTAAATTACGACAGTACAGTAGCGGTCAGATCCCGATTTTGATAATTGGCCCGGGATTTGCCAAAGAGCAGTTTTACGAATATTTGAAATCCAAGAGCTTCGATGTGAAAAACGTGATTGTGTCTAGCACCTCTTATGCAGGAATGCACGGAATATATGAAGCTTTAAAGAATGGCGCGCTGGACAGTATACTTGCAGAGCACAGAACAAAGATCGAAAGCGATCTTGTTGAGGCACTTTTGACAGAGATACATAAGGAGGGGCTATATGCTTACGGCATTGAAGAAACTAAAAAATATGCAGAGATAGGAGCAATAAAAACATTGCTCGTTACAGACACGCTAATCAAAGATCCACTGATCACAGAGCTGATGAACACTGTTAAAAACAGCAATGGCACAGTATACATAATCAGCACGCATCACGAACCTGGCAAAATATTAAAGTCACTGGGCAATATTGCTGCAATGCTGCGCTTTAAATGA
- a CDS encoding methyltransferase: protein MDQAPYLPSEDTYFFMDHIRCGELVLEIGTGAGEVAIHCAKLGSTVTATDINDKSLKLAKSNAGKLKIKFIKSDLFENVSGKFDTILFNPPYLPGEYKEDPAIYGGESGSEIIDRFLADAKKYLKPEGEIYIILSSYNDIEMLIKKHNYYSFEKLATLNLAFHQIFCYKLKKTKSHNYITNNNEHT, encoded by the coding sequence ATGGATCAAGCTCCCTATTTGCCAAGCGAAGATACATATTTTTTTATGGATCATATCAGGTGCGGTGAATTAGTACTGGAGATAGGAACTGGAGCTGGAGAAGTGGCAATACACTGTGCAAAACTTGGCAGCACGGTAACTGCCACGGACATAAATGATAAATCCCTAAAACTTGCAAAGAGCAATGCAGGCAAATTAAAAATCAAGTTTATAAAAAGTGATCTGTTTGAGAATGTTTCGGGGAAATTTGACACGATTCTTTTCAATCCTCCATACTTGCCTGGGGAATATAAAGAAGACCCTGCAATATATGGCGGAGAATCTGGATCTGAGATCATAGATAGATTTTTAGCGGATGCAAAAAAATATCTGAAGCCAGAAGGAGAGATTTACATTATATTATCCTCATATAATGACATAGAGATGCTCATTAAAAAACATAATTATTATAGTTTTGAAAAACTTGCAACTTTGAATCTTGCGTTTCACCAGATATTTTGTTACAAACTAAAAAAAACTAAATCTCACAACTATATTACTAACAATAATGAGCACACTTGA
- a CDS encoding ATP-dependent DNA ligase, giving the protein MLYKILVDEYQKIEDTTKRLEMTDLLVELLKNTAFEDIEKVIYLTQGKLRPDYEGIELGLAEKLAIKAISEAYGKNVKDVESIYLKLGDLGSVAEQICTSKSQKTLMIYEKEEERLTIDKVYNNFMSIASLSGQSSQARKLKLFKELLNLAEPVEAKYLTRTVVGKLRLGIADKTIIDSLSVYLSESKELRDEIEKVYSIYPDLGKIAEILIREGIEGVKNIKIETGVPVMSMLAERLPSIDEIIEKMGGKAAYEYKYDGLRMQVHVSKDKDVIYSRRLENITQQFPDILKYIKTAFKGESAILDGEGVPVDPNTNQILPFQAVSHRRGRKYELTKAQEEYPVVLFLFDILYLNGEDLTSLPYPERRALLTKNIAETDNIKIAQQIVSDDKEQIKRFFEKAIEDGCEGVVSKNVSEQSVYRAGAREFLWVKYKRDYQLAIEDTVDLVVIGAFSGRGSRNGTYGALLMASYNDKEDCFETVCKLGSGFTEDQLFALPNLLKSYLLTHKHPRVVSEILPDYWFEPYLVLELKGAEITISPSHTCCRDALEKGAGLSIRFPRFTGRYRSDKSAEEATTSQEILELYNNQLKKISNA; this is encoded by the coding sequence ATGCTTTACAAAATTTTAGTGGATGAGTACCAGAAAATAGAAGATACAACTAAGAGACTTGAGATGACTGATTTATTAGTGGAACTGCTAAAAAACACTGCCTTTGAGGATATTGAGAAAGTAATTTATTTAACGCAGGGAAAACTCAGGCCGGACTATGAAGGCATAGAACTCGGGCTTGCTGAAAAGCTAGCAATAAAAGCAATATCTGAAGCATACGGAAAAAACGTCAAGGATGTAGAATCTATATATCTAAAGCTAGGCGATCTTGGTTCTGTTGCCGAGCAGATTTGCACTTCAAAGTCCCAGAAAACATTAATGATATATGAAAAAGAGGAAGAACGATTGACCATTGATAAGGTATACAATAATTTTATGAGTATAGCTTCATTATCAGGGCAGAGCAGTCAGGCTAGAAAACTGAAATTGTTTAAAGAGCTTCTAAATTTAGCAGAGCCTGTAGAGGCTAAGTACCTGACTAGAACTGTTGTAGGAAAGTTGAGACTAGGCATTGCTGACAAAACGATTATAGATTCATTATCTGTATATCTGTCAGAATCGAAAGAATTGAGAGATGAAATTGAAAAAGTGTACAGCATCTATCCAGATCTAGGAAAAATTGCAGAAATATTGATCAGAGAAGGCATTGAGGGTGTAAAAAACATAAAAATTGAGACCGGAGTACCTGTTATGTCTATGTTGGCAGAGCGATTGCCTTCAATCGACGAGATAATAGAGAAGATGGGGGGTAAAGCAGCTTATGAATACAAATATGATGGATTAAGAATGCAGGTACATGTTTCAAAAGATAAGGATGTTATTTACTCCAGAAGACTTGAAAATATCACACAACAATTTCCAGATATATTAAAATACATTAAAACCGCGTTTAAAGGCGAATCTGCGATACTTGATGGGGAAGGAGTGCCTGTAGATCCCAATACAAACCAGATACTGCCATTTCAGGCAGTGTCACACAGGAGAGGCAGAAAATACGAGCTTACCAAAGCGCAGGAAGAGTATCCGGTAGTGCTGTTTTTGTTTGATATTCTGTATCTTAACGGTGAAGATTTAACTTCCTTACCATATCCTGAGCGAAGGGCTCTCTTAACAAAAAACATAGCAGAGACCGATAATATCAAGATTGCACAGCAAATCGTGTCTGATGATAAAGAGCAAATTAAGAGATTTTTCGAGAAAGCGATCGAGGATGGCTGTGAAGGAGTGGTATCTAAAAACGTGAGCGAACAGTCTGTTTACAGGGCCGGTGCCAGAGAATTTTTGTGGGTAAAGTACAAAAGAGATTATCAGCTTGCAATTGAAGACACTGTAGATCTGGTCGTTATCGGCGCGTTTTCGGGACGTGGCTCTAGAAACGGCACTTACGGTGCGCTGCTTATGGCTTCTTATAACGACAAAGAAGACTGTTTTGAGACAGTATGCAAGCTTGGATCCGGATTTACAGAAGACCAGCTTTTTGCACTGCCCAATCTTCTAAAAAGCTATTTGCTCACGCACAAGCATCCTCGGGTAGTGTCTGAGATCTTGCCTGATTACTGGTTTGAGCCATATCTGGTCCTGGAACTGAAAGGTGCTGAGATTACTATCAGTCCATCTCATACTTGTTGCAGAGACGCTCTGGAAAAAGGTGCAGGATTATCTATACGTTTCCCCAGATTTACAGGCAGGTACAGGTCTGATAAAAGTGCAGAAGAGGCAACAACATCACAGGAAATACTAGAGCTTTATAACAATCAGCTCAAAAAGATAAGTAATGCATAA
- the pcm gene encoding protein-L-isoaspartate O-methyltransferase codes for MSTLESLILKLEREGYIKSKRVREAMLAVDRRDFVNDIEHAYVDEPLPTMDGQTISAPHMVAMMLELAEIKEKYRILEIGTGSGYNAVLLSYLANQGIVVTIEKSELLYRYALKNIKKYSFTKNIKLIYGEGAHGYPPESPYNVIMVTCSVLEIPSLLLDQLSDLGKMIVPIGRMFEQELYLIEKHGNSIHKKMIVPVSFVNMY; via the coding sequence ATGAGCACACTTGAATCTCTGATTTTGAAACTGGAACGTGAAGGGTACATCAAGTCAAAGAGAGTAAGAGAGGCAATGTTAGCAGTAGATCGCAGAGATTTTGTAAATGACATTGAACATGCATATGTAGACGAGCCTTTGCCGACCATGGACGGGCAAACTATCTCTGCTCCGCACATGGTCGCAATGATGTTAGAGCTGGCTGAAATAAAAGAAAAGTACAGGATACTGGAGATTGGCACTGGGTCTGGATACAATGCAGTTCTTTTATCTTATCTGGCTAACCAAGGAATTGTAGTTACTATTGAAAAATCAGAATTACTGTATCGTTATGCTCTCAAAAATATTAAAAAATATAGTTTCACAAAAAACATAAAATTGATATATGGTGAAGGGGCGCATGGGTATCCTCCAGAATCTCCATACAATGTAATAATGGTAACTTGCAGTGTTCTAGAAATTCCATCTTTACTACTAGATCAGCTATCGGATCTGGGGAAGATGATTGTTCCGATTGGCAGAATGTTTGAGCAAGAACTGTATCTGATTGAAAAGCATGGAAACAGCATACATAAAAAGATGATTGTGCCAGTATCTTTCGTTAATATGTACTGA
- the cysS gene encoding cysteine--tRNA ligase, with product VPTKSVSDKYKEAFLEDIKKLDIDSIDLYAPATDYIAEIIAQIQVLMSRGYAYETDDGVYFDISKFPEYGKLSHQTIASLMAGSRVEINELKKNPLDFVLWKKRKPDEPYWSSPWGEGRPGWHIEDTAITEHYLGTQYDLHGGGSDLIFPHHECEIAQMEAASGKKPMVKYWLHTGLLTIEDKRMGKSMGNAINIRDILKIVRKEVLRFYIFSSHYRSPLNYSIQSVEESKNSWERIVSVYFTLKNMSKFSNEPNADLAGQLEKFNIEFMAAMDDDLNTPKAISVIMNLISWVYKNLNTLAQNDVAALMQEFENIDSIFRILPRYSVETESLVRLVLELRDRLRKDKNYELSDYIRSELKKQGITVQDTGSGIIWYFS from the coding sequence ATGTACCCACAAAATCAGTATCTGACAAATACAAGGAAGCGTTTTTAGAAGATATCAAGAAACTGGATATTGATTCTATAGATCTATATGCGCCCGCTACCGATTATATTGCCGAGATCATAGCTCAGATTCAAGTTCTTATGAGTCGCGGATATGCATATGAAACTGATGATGGTGTATATTTTGACATCAGCAAGTTTCCAGAGTATGGAAAATTGTCACACCAGACAATAGCATCATTAATGGCCGGAAGCAGGGTCGAAATCAACGAACTGAAAAAGAATCCTCTTGATTTTGTGCTCTGGAAAAAACGAAAGCCAGACGAGCCGTACTGGAGCTCGCCATGGGGCGAAGGCAGGCCTGGTTGGCACATTGAAGACACCGCGATCACAGAGCATTATCTGGGAACGCAGTATGATCTGCATGGTGGTGGAAGCGACCTGATATTTCCGCATCATGAATGCGAGATTGCACAGATGGAAGCAGCAAGCGGCAAGAAGCCGATGGTAAAATACTGGCTACATACAGGGCTATTGACAATTGAAGACAAGAGAATGGGCAAATCGATGGGCAATGCAATTAACATTCGTGACATTTTAAAGATTGTAAGAAAGGAGGTATTGAGATTCTATATATTCAGTTCTCACTATCGCAGTCCTTTAAACTATTCAATACAGAGCGTTGAAGAGTCTAAAAATTCTTGGGAACGTATAGTATCAGTATATTTCACATTGAAGAACATGAGCAAGTTTAGCAATGAGCCAAACGCGGATCTTGCCGGGCAGCTAGAAAAGTTCAATATTGAGTTTATGGCTGCCATGGACGACGATTTAAACACCCCGAAAGCCATTTCGGTAATCATGAATTTGATTTCATGGGTTTATAAAAACCTGAACACACTGGCCCAAAACGATGTAGCAGCACTAATGCAGGAGTTTGAGAATATTGATTCTATATTCAGAATACTGCCCAGATACAGTGTTGAGACAGAATCATTGGTAAGGTTGGTATTGGAGCTTAGAGATAGGTTGAGAAAAGATAAAAATTACGAGTTATCGGATTATATCAGATCAGAGCTGAAAAAGCAGGGTATAACAGTTCAAGATACAGGATCTGGAATAATCTGGTACTTTTCCTGA
- the gap gene encoding type I glyceraldehyde-3-phosphate dehydrogenase yields the protein MSLKVAINGFGRIGRLTYRIALKHPDIDIVAINDLVDTKALAHLLKYDSSYGTLEEEVRAESNFFTVNGKKTVTLSERDPAKLPWKEMGIDVVVESTGLFTDALKANAHITSGAKKVVISAPAKNEDFTVVLGVNEEKYDPVKHKIISNGSCTTNCITPVMKVLNDSFEIEKSLMTTIHSVTMDQRLQDAPHKDYRRMRAAGQSIIPTSTGAAKSLSIVIPTLKSKFDALSMRVPTATVSVIDVVALVKKNTTKEEINNRFKEYAANRMKGILAVSEEPLVSMDFKGTHYSAVVDAELTNVVGENLIKVIAWYDNEYGYANRLVDLLEYMYKKGV from the coding sequence ATGAGCTTAAAAGTTGCAATAAATGGATTTGGAAGAATCGGGAGACTTACATATAGAATTGCACTAAAACATCCAGATATAGATATTGTAGCAATCAATGATCTTGTAGATACAAAAGCATTAGCGCACCTGTTAAAGTATGATAGCAGTTATGGCACGCTAGAAGAAGAGGTCCGTGCAGAATCTAATTTTTTCACGGTGAACGGTAAGAAAACAGTTACTTTATCAGAACGTGATCCTGCAAAGCTACCATGGAAAGAGATGGGCATAGACGTAGTAGTTGAATCTACCGGACTTTTTACAGATGCGTTAAAAGCGAATGCGCATATCACATCCGGAGCAAAGAAGGTAGTGATCTCAGCGCCTGCAAAAAATGAGGATTTTACGGTAGTGTTAGGTGTAAATGAAGAAAAATACGATCCTGTAAAGCACAAGATAATCTCTAACGGATCTTGTACAACAAACTGTATTACACCGGTAATGAAAGTGCTCAATGACAGCTTTGAAATCGAAAAATCGCTGATGACTACAATTCATTCTGTAACGATGGACCAGAGACTGCAAGACGCACCGCACAAGGATTACAGACGAATGCGTGCAGCGGGGCAATCTATCATACCTACTTCTACGGGAGCTGCCAAATCATTATCTATTGTGATACCCACCTTAAAATCTAAATTTGATGCCCTTTCTATGAGAGTCCCAACAGCGACGGTATCTGTAATCGATGTAGTGGCGCTGGTAAAGAAAAACACTACGAAAGAAGAGATTAACAATCGCTTTAAAGAGTATGCAGCAAACAGAATGAAAGGAATACTGGCAGTATCAGAAGAGCCGTTAGTATCCATGGATTTTAAGGGCACACATTATTCTGCGGTTGTGGATGCAGAGCTTACAAATGTGGTTGGCGAAAACTTGATAAAGGTCATTGCATGGTACGATAATGAATATGGTTATGCTAACAGATTAGTAGATCTATTAGAGTATATGTATAAAAAAGGTGTGTAA
- the radA gene encoding DNA repair and recombination protein RadA produces the protein MAKDKKVETLEDLPGVGGPTAEKLRDAGYSDLMSLAIASPADVASAADIGEGIAKKIIENARRSANVGDYVTGDAILEKRKNVTKLTTSSRALDTLIGGGLETQAITELFGAFGSGKTQLIHQLCVNATMPIEKGGLNGDAMLIDTENTFRPERIIEMAKAQGLDPDATLKRIHVARAFNSSHQMLLVDKAFELAQTVNIKLFAVDSLTAHFRVEYVGRGTLAERQQLLNKHMHDLLRFSDLYNAVIAVTNQVSIKPDMFFGDPTQPVGGNIVGHTATFRIYLRKSKGEKRIARLIDSPNLPEGEAIITVLPEGIRDV, from the coding sequence ATGGCTAAAGATAAAAAAGTAGAGACGTTAGAAGATTTACCGGGGGTAGGTGGCCCCACGGCTGAAAAGTTAAGAGATGCAGGATATTCAGACCTGATGAGCCTTGCAATTGCCTCTCCTGCCGATGTAGCCTCAGCTGCAGACATCGGAGAGGGCATTGCTAAGAAGATTATCGAAAATGCTAGGAGATCTGCCAATGTGGGTGATTATGTAACTGGAGATGCTATACTTGAAAAGAGAAAGAATGTTACCAAGCTCACAACGTCATCAAGAGCGCTAGATACTCTGATTGGCGGAGGTTTAGAAACGCAGGCTATTACCGAGCTTTTTGGTGCATTCGGATCTGGAAAGACGCAGCTAATACATCAGTTATGCGTGAATGCAACAATGCCCATAGAAAAAGGAGGACTGAACGGAGACGCTATGTTAATAGACACAGAAAACACGTTCAGGCCAGAGCGAATTATAGAGATGGCCAAAGCTCAGGGACTGGATCCAGATGCTACTTTGAAACGAATACATGTTGCGCGTGCATTTAACTCCAGCCATCAGATGTTGCTTGTAGACAAAGCGTTTGAGCTGGCGCAGACTGTAAATATCAAGCTATTTGCCGTAGATTCTTTAACAGCCCATTTCAGGGTTGAGTATGTAGGAAGAGGCACTCTTGCAGAGCGCCAACAACTGTTAAACAAGCATATGCATGATCTATTGCGGTTTTCAGATCTTTATAATGCGGTAATAGCAGTTACAAACCAAGTTTCTATCAAGCCTGACATGTTTTTTGGAGATCCTACTCAACCTGTGGGTGGAAATATAGTTGGTCATACGGCAACGTTCAGGATTTATCTAAGAAAGAGCAAAGGTGAAAAGCGTATTGCCAGGCTTATAGATTCTCCAAACTTACCAGAAGGCGAGGCGATTATTACAGTATTACCGGAAGGCATAAGAGACGTTTAA